The window AGATATCTTTTGCCTTTTCATAAACATCAATCTGGACATCTTTATTTTCAAGTCTGGATAATAATCCAATTGTTGCTGCTCCAAATCCCACTACACCTATTCGCATAAATCCCTCGATATTTATTATTCAATAATGTTTTATAATTTATTTCACAATTTCCTGCAAATACCCTCTATTCCGGTGTCCTATTCAATAGAAGCCAGTAAAATCCCAGCTTCAAGATGGATTCCATAAAACTATTGAAATCTACAGGTTTCACAATAAAACTGTTCGCACCCAATTGATAACATTTCTTAAGATCGCTATCTTCTGCAGAAGAGGTTACTATCACTACTGGAATATGCCTGGTTCTATCATCTGATTTTATCTTCTCCAGCACTTCTAAACCATTTACCTTTGGTAATTTAAGGTCAAGAAAGATAACTTTTGGGTATTCTTCTATATTTCGCCCGGCGTATTTGTTTGTGCAGAATATGTAATCCAAGGCTTCTGCTCCATCGTTTACTACCTGGATTTCATTTACAAGGTTATGTTTTTTTAATGCCCGTATGGTGAGTTTCACATCATTGGGATTATCTTCCACTAAAAGAATTTCGACTCTTGCATATTCC of the Candidatus Stygibacter australis genome contains:
- a CDS encoding response regulator, which translates into the protein MEYARVEILLVEDNPNDVKLTIRALKKHNLVNEIQVVNDGAEALDYIFCTNKYAGRNIEEYPKVIFLDLKLPKVNGLEVLEKIKSDDRTRHIPVVIVTSSAEDSDLKKCYQLGANSFIVKPVDFNSFMESILKLGFYWLLLNRTPE